CGAGCGCGAACTGTTCGGGAAATTCTTGGCCGACATGCCGGTCGGCAACGCCGTGATCCTGGGCTGGCACGCTACCGAACGCTCCGGCGTCACGACCGCCACGCGGTATGGCATTGGCACGATGCCGTCCGACCACTTCATGAACGCCACGGTGTTCGCCGGCGGATCGCATGAGATTCAAATTCCGCCGACGCCGAAAACTCCTCCGCTGGAAAACAAACTCTACGTCGCTCTCTTCCTGAGCGATGGCGACAACATCCAGTACGTCCAGCATGCAATGCGCCGCAAGTGGGATCGCTCGGCCGCTGTGCGCGGACAGCAGCCGCTGAACTGGACGATTGCTCCCGGCCTCGTCGACGTCGCACCGGGAATCTTGAACTACTACTATTCGACGGCGACGCCGAACGACTGCTTCGTCTGCGGCCCCTCTGGCATGGGCTACACGATGCCCGTCAACACGCTCCTCGAACCTGGAGCGCCGCTCGGCAGCACGCTGAACGACGAAGCCAGGATGGATGCGTACGCAAAGTTTACGTCGCGTTATCTGCAGCGAACCGGGTTGCGCGTCGTCACGGTCTGGGACGATCTCACCGCGATGCAGCGGCAATCCTTCGCCGCCAATTGCCCTGAACTCCTCGGCGTCACGGTGCAAAACTTTAGGGACGATCCCGCCGTCGCATCAAGCGTGGCAGAGAACGGCCTTCGCTTTGAAAAGCTGATCATCCCTTACGCTGGTTCCTACGACGATCTGCGGCGTTCGATCGAAGCTGAACATGCGAAACTCGACGGCAATTCGCCTCGCTTTGCCGCCTATCAGGCGGATATCTGGAGTCCGCTGCAGCCCGAACGGTTGGTCGAGCTGATGAACGAGTTCAAGCGCAAGAACCCGCAGATCGAGTTCGTTCGAGCCGACCATTATTTCGAGCTGCAACGCGAATCGCGCCAGCGAGTCGAAGTCGGCGGAAAGTAGGCGCGAGAGGCTAGAGACGCCGCGCACGGCTCGTAGCAATCTTCCACGCGACGGGTTGCTGCAGGCAAGTGCGCTACACCCGCCGCAACAGGATGCCGCCCAGCATGCACGCCAGCGCGGCGAAGTAGGCGTAATGCACAATCGACCGCTGCCGCACCACCGGCTCCAGTTCGTCGATCACCGTGTGCGTCGCCGCCAGCGGCAGAGCGGCAAGCGCGGGCGGCGTCTCCTGCATCAGCCGATATTCGTTTGGATAGGGCCGATGCCAATGGAGGAGCGACATCTTGTCGTGATCGGCGTCGCGCACTCGTAGCGAGATGTTCTGACGGTTCTCCACCGGCACGCTCGCTTGATACCGGCCGAGGCCGACTTCGCGCATCTGCACGTCGCTGCCGAGCCCCTCGGCGTCGATCAGCGCCGCATCCCACTTCACGCCATTCATCGGCGCCCCGCTCGGGTCGGTGCGACGAACGTCGACCGTCCAGCGGTCCCCTTCGCGGCGTTCGGTGATCTCGACCCCTTCGCTTTCGTTGTGACGCAGCACGCTGCGAATCATTTGCGCCCAAAACTTGCCGCAGCCGTCCCACGCCAGCCACTCGCCTCCCCACTTCTCCGTGAGATCGCTCGTGTAGGCAAAGCCCGTCCCCAGCCCGTAACGGCCGATCGCCAACAGCGGGTCGCCCGTCTCGGCGGCAAGCAACATCTGCGCGGTCGGCTTCGCTTCGGTCATCACATAGCCGAGCGTGAACGGCAACTCCGAATCTTCATACCCGCTCAGCGACGGATGATCGCTCGTCTTCACGCTGCCGTAGAGATCTTCCTTGATCGCCGACTTCGTCGCCTGCATCGTCTCCTTCGTGAAAATCTGCGGCACGTTGTTCGGATCGTCGGTCTGGTAGAAGCGGCCGCGGCCAATCTCGGCGATCGATGCGAGTAGCTGCGTATCGGCGGCGCCGAGGGCGACTGTCGACACCGTAATCCCCTCGTCGGCCATTTCCTCGGCGAGGGCCTCGTGGTCGGCAGGTTGCGTCTGGCCGTCGCCAAGACAGATCATGTGGCGAATCTTCGCGGGCGTCGCTTCGAGCATTTCCTTCGCTTCGACCATCGCTGGATACATATAGGTGCCGCCGCCCGCTTGCAGCGAGTCGATCGCCGCCTGGACCGATTCTACGTCCCCCGCACTCGTCATTTCGCAGATCAACTGCGACTCATGATCAAACCCGACGACCGCAATCGAATCGCGCGGGCTGAGCAGTTCGACCGCCGCTTTCGCCGCCTGTCGCGCCAGTTGAATCGGCTGGCCATCCATCGAGCCCGACTTATCAATCACCAGCACCATCGCCAGCGACGGCTTTTCCTTTTCTTTTTCGTAACGCGAAATCAGCGGCAACACCTCCTCAACCGGTGTCTTGTAGTAGCCTCCCAAACCGAAACTATTCTCCGAGCCGAGCATCATCAGTCCGCCACCGAGGTCGACGACGTACTGCTTGAGCATTTGCATTTGCCGCGGCGACATCGCGGTCGCCGGCATGTCGGCCAGCATGATGCAATCGAACGCCGCCATCTCCTCCAGCGACGTCGGCAGCCCATGCTCTCCGCGCACTTCGAGCTCAATCTCTTGCTCGACGAGCGCGCGAGCAATCGGCCGCATCTCGCGCGGCTCGCGGTGAATCGCCAGCACCCGTGGCCGGCCATGCACCGTAATCGTGCAAGCCGCCTGATTGTTGACGACGAAGCGATCTTCCTCGGGCAACAATTCCGCCGTCCAGACGCTGGCGCCAGGCGTCGTCATATCGACGTCGAAGTAGACCGTCTGCTGCTTGTCGGCCGTCAGTTGCACGTCGCGCTGTTGCACAGCGACGCCCTTGTGAACAAGACGCAGGTTGCCCTTGATCGGCGCGTTCGCCGCGAGCGTGACGCCAATCCGCGTCACTTCGCCGTAGAACGTTTGCCGCGACGAGGGCTCGATCGCCACCACCGACGCTTCGGCATCGCTAATGCCGGCGAGTGGATGCCGGCGGACGTCGATCCCCTCCTCTTCCGCCTGGGCGAGCGCGTCGGCCAAATCGCCGTCGGTTTCCTGGCCGTCGGTCAGCAGCACCATCCGGCTCGTTTTGCCCGCAGCGAAAGCGGCTCGCGTCGCCAAAATCGATTCGGCCAATTGCGTCGCGCTGCGAAACTCGTCGTCCGCGACGCCCGACTGCCACTTGCCGATCGTCTCGCGCAACTCCGCGGTTGTCTTGAACTCGCGCACGCCGTTGCCTAGCGCGAACAACGACCAGCTGTCACCGCTCCGCAAGCCTTCGATCCACTGATCGATCTGATCGCACGCTGCCGGAATCTGCTTGAGATCGACCGACTGCGACACGTCGACCAGAAACAGCACGTGCGCGTCATCCCCCTCGTCGCCGATGAACGGCCGGCATAGGGCGAGAATCAAAAACAAAATCGCAGCGGCCCGCAATCCCGTCGACGCCCACAGCAACAGCCGCGGCCGATCGACGAGCGTGTAACGCAACGTGAGCGCCAGCGCCGCGATCGCGACGAGCCACACGAGCGGCTGCCAAGAGACGAATTCAATCATCGGCTTAGCCCACCTTTCGCCGATGGTAGAGAATCGATTCGCCCGTCAGTACGAAGATCGCCAGCAGCGTGAGCCAATGAACCGGCGAACGGCCCTGGCTAATCGGCTTCCGCGAGTCGGCCGCTTTGATTCCATCGACGAGCGACTCCTGCTCCGACAGCAAACTGGCGCCGACGTCCCAATCGCCCGAGGCGTTTTTCAATCGACAGAAGCCGGCGGCCGACGGCAAGTCGCGCCACTTGCCCGCTGCCGCCGTCGACTTGCCCGCGGCGTCGACCAGCGTCGTTTCCGCATCCTCCGACGCAGCAAGCGTCGGGATCTTTTCGCCCGGCCGGTAGCTCGCGGCGAGCGGGGTTTCGCGGCCGACCAAGTGAGTCACCGCCGAATGAACTAGCACGGGGAACCAAGCGCTGAAGTAGAACTCAGCGTTGACCGGATCGAGATTCACAACGATCGCCGACCGCCCATCGCGGCGGGCAACGTAAATCAGCGGCAGCCCGGAATCGTCGGCGACGAGCACGTGCGCCCCCGGCGCCGGCGTCAGTTGCCGAGCGCCGACGAACGGAATCGTCGCCGCATCGACGTGAGCCAGGGCCGCATGCTCGGGATGCAACACGCGCGGGGCGCCAACTTCAACCTCGTCGCCGAGTTCGCTCCACCAGGGCGACTCTCCGTCGGGCTGAAAGATCACCGCCAGCGAAGCGTCGGGAGAAATCGATTTCCCAACCGTCACCGCGCCGCCATCCTCGACAAGTTTCAACAGCGCATCATCCCCCGAAAAGGCGACGACGCTATTCTCCAGAAAGAATCGATCGCTCGATTCCACGGCGACGTTGATCGGCTTCGGCTTCCGCACCGCGAGATAGGCGACGTTGTCGGCGGCGAGCGCATCGTCGCGATCAATCCGCGCAATCCACCGGCCTGCCGGAGCGTCTTCCAACGTAAACCGTTCCGGCGGATTGACGCCCGGCGTCACTTCGAGCGGAATCACCTTCAGCAGTTGCTCTTGCCCGTCGTCGCCGACGTGCGACAGCGTGAGGTCGCATTCTTGCGGCTCGCTGAACGTCGACGCCGTTTGGAAGTAAACGCCCAACCGATTGTCGCCCCCCGGCAGGTACGCCACGTCGGCCGCCACGAGGCCGATGTTCTCCGCCGCAGCGCCAACCTTGAACAACTCGATGTCCTTCGCCACTCGATCAGCGGCATACGCGCCGTCGCTCACGAGCAAGATCCGGCGACGATCGCTCGTAGCCCCCGCCTCGGCCAGTTCAGCAAGCGCGCTGTCGGCCAGCGTCTCCGGCGCCGTTTCAATCTGCTCGACCGCGTTGAGCAACTCGCGCGGGTTGTCCGTGAGATGCGAGCGGTAAGTAAGATTCCGCCCAATCGTCGCCACCGCCGCGCGTTGCGAGCCGTTGAGCCCCTCGATCAACCCCGCCGCCAGCCGCTTCGCTTCGTCAAGCCGCGTCGCCCCGCCGCCGCCCGCGCCCATCGATGCGCTGTTGTCGACGACAATCAGCAGATCTTGGCGATCATCGTTCCACTCGGGCTGAGCCAGCGCAAAACAAACGGCCGCCGCCGCCAGCGCCATCAAGATCAGCGACAACACGTCGCGCAGCCGTTGGAAGAGGCTGCTCGCCCGCTTCTCCTGGAAGATCTTTTCCCACAGAAAGTAGGCCGTCGTCGGCCGCCGCTGCGGGCGGACCTTCAGAAAGTAGATCGCCGCCAGCGGAATGATCGCCAGCAGCGACCACAACATCATCGGCTGCAGAAAACTCATGCGACGAGTCCTCCGCGGCGGAGGATGTCTTGAATCACCGACTCAAACGGCGGATCAGTCAGCGTCGATGCCAGCCCGATGCCGGTTCGCGCGCAGCAGGCCCGCAGCCCGTCGTTCCACTCGGCGACCGCTTGTTCGTAGCGCCGCGCCTCGCGCGGCGTCACCGTCACGCGTTTCCGCTGGCCGGTCTCGACGCATTCAAGTTCGAGGTCGCCCTTCCAGTCGCAGCGAACATCATGCTCGTCCTGCACCTGCAGGCAGAAGACTTCGTGATTGTGGTACTGCAGGTACCGCAGTCCCTCTTCAAATCCTCCGGGGAAAAGGAAGTCGGAGACGACGATCACCAAGCCGCGCCGCCGATGGCGGGCCTGAAACACACGCGCACAAGAAGTAAAGTCAGTGTCGCCGCCGAACGTCTCCGCCCGATCAAGCGCTCGCAGAAACTCGATCGTCTTCGCCCCGCCGCGGCAGACATCGAGCAGCGGATTCAACCGATCGGCGAGCCCGTAAACGGCCAGCCGATCGAGACTTCGCAACGCAATGTACCCCAACGCCGCCGCCAATTTGCGGGCGTAGAGATATTTCGAGTTCATCGATCGACTCGAATCGACTAGCAGATAAACCGTCGCGTCTTCTTCGAGTTCGAAGAGCTTGATCACCAGCGACTCGAAGCGGGCGAAGACCCGCCAATCGATCGCGCGATAATCGGCGCCGTGGTAATACTCCGAATAATCGGCGAACGTGATCCCGGTGCCGCGCTGCCGCGTCTTACGATCGGCCTGCAACGAACCGCCCAACACCTTCCGCGCGAGCAGGTAGAGCGAATCGAGACGGCGGATGAAGGCGGGATCGGTAAGCATCGCCTGATATGCGCAGGGAGTGGGGCAGGTGGCGGCGGGGGAATCCGAAGCGAACCGGCAGAATCACACAGAAGCAAGTCAATCGACCTTCTCAATCACCTTCTCGATCAGGTCGTCCGCCTTCACCCCTTCCGCCTCGCCTTCGAAGCTCAGAATCATCCGATGGCGCAACGCGGGAATCGCAACCGCGTCGACGTCTTCGCGCGAGACATGGAAGCGTCCTGCTAACAGCGCTCGGCCGCGGCTCGCGGCGAGAATCGCTTGCGCGCCGCGCGGCGAAGCGCCATGCCGCACGAACTTGCGCACCTCGGCTGGAGCGTCTTCGCTCTTCGGGTGCGTGCCGCGCACCACGCGAATCAAGTGGTCCTGCACCGCATCGTCGATCGGCGTCTCGCGCAACGTGCGGCCCATCGCCAAAATCTCTTCGCCCGTGGCGACAGGATCGATCGTCGGCGACTTGGTTCCGCCGGTCCGCCGCAAGATTTCGGCGAACTCGTCATGCCCCGGTAATTCGACGAACAACTTGAAGAAGAACCGATCGAGCTGCGCTTCCGGCAGCGGGTAGGTTCCTTCTTGCTCGATCGGGTTCTGCGTGGCGAGCACGAAAAACGGCAAGTCGAGCCGATGCGTCTTGCCAGCGACCGTCACTGATTTTTCTTGCATCGTTTCGAGCAAGGCGGACTGCGTCTTCGGCGTCGCACGATTAATTTCATCCGCCAACAGCACGTTGCAGAAGACCGGGCCCGGCTGGAACTCCAGCGACTTGTGCCCGCCGCGATCGACGAGCACCTGCGTCCCCACGACATCCGCCGGCAATAGATCCGGGGTGAACTGAATCCGCTGGAACTTCAAGTGGAGCGCCTGCGCCAGCGTGTTGACGAGCGCTGTCTTCCCTAACCCCGGGACGCCTTCGAGCAGCACGTGCCCGCCGCTCACCACCGCGAGCAGCACATGCTCGACGATGTCTTGCTGACCGACGATGAACTTGCCCATCTCGTCGCGGATCCGCCGGAACGTCGTGACGAACTGCTCGGCCGCTTGCTCTGCTTCCACTGCTGCTGTCGTCATTCTGCTGCGTCTCCCTCGGCTTCGACTGCGGGGGTCGATTCCATCTGGTGGATCAATTGAAAGTAATTCTTCACGCCGTCGCGAACTTGTGCGGGCACGTCTTCGCGTTCAACGAACGATTCAAACTGTCGCTTGAACTCGCGCTGCTTGGCCGCCGTGCGACGATTCGACACGCCGCTGCCTTCGTCGGCCGACTCGACCGTAGTCAGCGACGGCCCGGCGCCCTTCTGCCCTTGCAGCTGCGTCGTTTGACCGTTGTCGACGAGCTCATCCGTCGCGTTGCGACGAGCGGTATTCGTCCCCGTACCCGCCTTCTTGCCGCCGGCGTTCGGGCTTTGGCACAGGCCGTTGCACATGCTTTGGCAGTTGCTGCACTTTTCGCAGAGCTTGCACAGCTTCTTGTCGGCTTCGCGGCGAATGCCGAGCTTGCACAAGCCTTGGCACAGCTTGTTCAGTTGCTTATCAACCGAGGCCTGGCACGCTTGGCACTGGGATTGGGATTTGCTGTCGCACTTACCCGTCTCGCGCTCTTGGCGTTCGGCTTCGGCGAGCGATTCATCGAGCTTCTGCACCGATGCAGCCAACTCTTCGAGATTCTCGCCCAGTTCGCCGCCCGACGATCCCGACGACGCGCCGCTCTCGCCTGAAGCGCCGCTGCCCCCCTTGGCGTCCTTCGCGGCGGCCGACTTTGAGTTCGATTGCTCGCCCGACTTCGATTCCTTCCCCTGCGACGCCGACTTGTTCGCCTTCGCCGCCGCGGCCATCCGCTGCGACGCGGCCTTCAGCTTCGCGAGTTGCTTGCGCTGTTCCGACAGCGGTTTGTTCGGCTCGGTCTGCATCGACGCCAGTTCGTCGGCCGCCTTATCGTACTTCTTCTGCTGGAGTTGTTCGCCGAGTTGCTTCGACTCGCGATCTTCCTGCAGCTTCTCCGCCGCCTTTTCGAGCAGCTGCTCGTCTTTCTTGCGTTGGATCGCCATCCGCGCCTTGTTCAGCTCGCGCTCCAGCTGGGCGTATTGCCGCAGCGCTTCCTTTTGGTCTTTGGTCGCTTCGAGTGATTCGACCATCTTGCGAAGCTTGTCGGGATCGACCAGTTCCTTCTCGAACGGATCCTTCACTTCCTCGCGAAGTTCCTCGACCATTTCCAGCAGTTCTTTGTTCGACGTCTCAGTCGCCTGCTGCACCGCTTGTTCTTGCTGCTGGCGCTGCACCACCTCATCACTCGGACCGCGCAGGCTCAACGGCAGCGCGACCGCCGTCAGCCCCGCGGCGAGCATCAGCCCGCGACGCGGCGCGCGGTAGGCGATCGCCTCGGGCGACAACTCGCCAACTTGCCGCTGCGTGTAGTTGGCCTGCAGTTCATAAAAACCGTCGCGACGCCCTTCCCGCGTGAAATGCAGATACGAAGCCACCGAATCCTTCAGCCCGTAGAAGCGGTCGACATACCGCGCCGCTTGTTCGTCGCTCAACCGATGCCAGAACCACGCCGCCGCTCCGCCGCACGCCGTGGCCAGCAACGTCGCAACGATCCAACCGCCCGGCACGGCGTAACCTTGCAGCACGTAGACCAAGCTCACTGCCGTTACCAAACCGGCGCCGGCCGCCGCCGTCCAAATAAGCGTCGTCCACAGCAGGTGGAGATTCACGCGACGCCGCACGAAGGCGACGAACTGTTCAATAGGACCAGGGGCATGGGGAGACATTCGCTTCTACTCCGTAGAAAAAGTCTTCCGGCCGGACGCCGAGTAGTAATCCGATCGTCGCCGCAGGCCGCCGTTGCTGCACGCGCGCAGCAACGGACCTCCACCGGCGGCGTGGGCATTATACTGGAACGAGAAACGGGGACGAATTGAATTTCAGACCATCTCCAGGAATTTCACCCCGCCGCCGCGGCGTGACAGCAACCATCCCAGTCGGCCCAACCCGCAAACCGGCTGTCGGCCGCGTCGGCTCCGCTGTCGGCGCCGTCTCCGCCTTTTTCTCCTCCGCCGGCTCGGCGGGCTCTTTGGCCGCTTCGCCCTTCGGCTCAGCCGCTTGACCACCCTTCTTCTTGATCAGCTCCGTCAATTTCTTCAGCCGCTCCTTCTCCGCGGGCTGCAACTCAAGCGATTCCGCTTCCTTGGCCAGCGTCTGCGCCTTCTCGACGTCGCCCGCATTGGCCCACGCGGCGCCAGACCGCAACTTCCACGCCGCCAGACGAACCTTCCAAGACTCAGGCGCCTTCGCGACTCCTGCGTCATACAGCGCCGCCGACTCTTTATGTTTCTGGTGCGACGTCAACCATTCAGCCAACGTCACGTTCACCATGAAGGGCCGATCGGGAATCGGATCGATCTTCGTTCCATACGCAATGAGATCGTCCCGGCTGATGAACTTCGAGTCCACGATGTGCCGATAGATCGACTTCTGATCGAAGCCGGAAAGATGATGCGGCCCTTGCTGGTGGTAGTTGAGCCACTCCAAATCCGAGGCCACGGGGACGATGGCCTCGAGCCCCTTCAATCGCTCGGCGAGATTCTCCGGCGTCGGCTTCCCGTAGGTCTTGCTCAACGTCGCCCACAGCTGATTATCCACGCCGCGGTTCTTGACGTTGCTCTTGCAGTTATTCGACAGCTCTTTGTACCACTGCGTTAGCTCGGCCCCGTTCCCGCCGCGACTATGCGAGATGAGCAGCAAGGCATTAAACTTGGGGAACGAATTAAAATAAATGTATTCCTGATCGTTCAGAAACGCCCGCAACGAACGGCCCAGCCGAGCATACTGCTCGGGTTTGAGCTTCTCGCCATGAGCGCCAATCGCCTCGTAGCAAAACTGCACCAGTGGATCGGCCTTCGAGCCCGCCTCGTGCGGCTGCTGCATGTCGATCGCCGCGGTCAGCTGATCGAAGGTCTTGATAAAGTCGTCGACCTCGCCCGCCGCGAACTGATTTTCGAAATGACGCTTCGCCAACTCGACGTCGAGTCTCCACCGCGTCTGGTCCTGCTGTTGGAACGATGTGGCCAGCGTCAGCTTCGCGAACTGCTCGGCAACGGCCTTCGTCAGGACGGCGTTCGCCACGCGGCTTGAGGCAAGCAGCGTCAGCGTCCGCCCGCGTAGACCTTCGTCTCCCTTCGCGGCGGCGTCGAACTCCTCGGCCAGCTTGATCAACCGCAGATCGCGCGGCGTCGGCTCCTGCGGCTTCGCTTCCTCGGCGTCGGGCTTCTTCTTGCCCTGTTCTTCGTCCTTCGCTGCACCAGGGGGCTTCGGATCGGGAAGCGACGCGATCAGCGCCCGTGCGAACAGCTTCTCTTCTTCCCGCTGCAACTTCTCAAGCATCGCATCGACTTGCGCCGTCAGCGCATCGTCGTACGCACAGTCCGGCTGCGACGGCCACTCATTCGCAAACGTCGCCCAGTGCGATCGCAGGAACCGCGCCGCTAGTTCCGGCTTCTCGGCCTTGAGCAATAACAAGACGACTTGCTGCGACGAAGCAAGCGCATCGTCGTACTTGCGCAACAACTGGTTGACGCGATTGTCGTCGGCGGCGGCCAGGTAGACTTTCAGAGCGTTGCAGAGCGACCCCGCGTCGCGCAAATCGTTTTGATTGTCGTAGCGGCTCGCGCCCGCAACTGTCGGCCGCAAGTAACGCTGC
This sequence is a window from Lacipirellula parvula. Protein-coding genes within it:
- a CDS encoding VWA domain-containing protein, with the translated sequence MIEFVSWQPLVWLVAIAALALTLRYTLVDRPRLLLWASTGLRAAAILFLILALCRPFIGDEGDDAHVLFLVDVSQSVDLKQIPAACDQIDQWIEGLRSGDSWSLFALGNGVREFKTTAELRETIGKWQSGVADDEFRSATQLAESILATRAAFAAGKTSRMVLLTDGQETDGDLADALAQAEEEGIDVRRHPLAGISDAEASVVAIEPSSRQTFYGEVTRIGVTLAANAPIKGNLRLVHKGVAVQQRDVQLTADKQQTVYFDVDMTTPGASVWTAELLPEEDRFVVNNQAACTITVHGRPRVLAIHREPREMRPIARALVEQEIELEVRGEHGLPTSLEEMAAFDCIMLADMPATAMSPRQMQMLKQYVVDLGGGLMMLGSENSFGLGGYYKTPVEEVLPLISRYEKEKEKPSLAMVLVIDKSGSMDGQPIQLARQAAKAAVELLSPRDSIAVVGFDHESQLICEMTSAGDVESVQAAIDSLQAGGGTYMYPAMVEAKEMLEATPAKIRHMICLGDGQTQPADHEALAEEMADEGITVSTVALGAADTQLLASIAEIGRGRFYQTDDPNNVPQIFTKETMQATKSAIKEDLYGSVKTSDHPSLSGYEDSELPFTLGYVMTEAKPTAQMLLAAETGDPLLAIGRYGLGTGFAYTSDLTEKWGGEWLAWDGCGKFWAQMIRSVLRHNESEGVEITERREGDRWTVDVRRTDPSGAPMNGVKWDAALIDAEGLGSDVQMREVGLGRYQASVPVENRQNISLRVRDADHDKMSLLHWHRPYPNEYRLMQETPPALAALPLAATHTVIDELEPVVRQRSIVHYAYFAALACMLGGILLRRV
- a CDS encoding vWA domain-containing protein, with amino-acid sequence MSFLQPMMLWSLLAIIPLAAIYFLKVRPQRRPTTAYFLWEKIFQEKRASSLFQRLRDVLSLILMALAAAAVCFALAQPEWNDDRQDLLIVVDNSASMGAGGGGATRLDEAKRLAAGLIEGLNGSQRAAVATIGRNLTYRSHLTDNPRELLNAVEQIETAPETLADSALAELAEAGATSDRRRILLVSDGAYAADRVAKDIELFKVGAAAENIGLVAADVAYLPGGDNRLGVYFQTASTFSEPQECDLTLSHVGDDGQEQLLKVIPLEVTPGVNPPERFTLEDAPAGRWIARIDRDDALAADNVAYLAVRKPKPINVAVESSDRFFLENSVVAFSGDDALLKLVEDGGAVTVGKSISPDASLAVIFQPDGESPWWSELGDEVEVGAPRVLHPEHAALAHVDAATIPFVGARQLTPAPGAHVLVADDSGLPLIYVARRDGRSAIVVNLDPVNAEFYFSAWFPVLVHSAVTHLVGRETPLAASYRPGEKIPTLAASEDAETTLVDAAGKSTAAAGKWRDLPSAAGFCRLKNASGDWDVGASLLSEQESLVDGIKAADSRKPISQGRSPVHWLTLLAIFVLTGESILYHRRKVG
- a CDS encoding DUF58 domain-containing protein — translated: MLTDPAFIRRLDSLYLLARKVLGGSLQADRKTRQRGTGITFADYSEYYHGADYRAIDWRVFARFESLVIKLFELEEDATVYLLVDSSRSMNSKYLYARKLAAALGYIALRSLDRLAVYGLADRLNPLLDVCRGGAKTIEFLRALDRAETFGGDTDFTSCARVFQARHRRRGLVIVVSDFLFPGGFEEGLRYLQYHNHEVFCLQVQDEHDVRCDWKGDLELECVETGQRKRVTVTPREARRYEQAVAEWNDGLRACCARTGIGLASTLTDPPFESVIQDILRRGGLVA
- a CDS encoding AAA family ATPase, whose protein sequence is MTTAAVEAEQAAEQFVTTFRRIRDEMGKFIVGQQDIVEHVLLAVVSGGHVLLEGVPGLGKTALVNTLAQALHLKFQRIQFTPDLLPADVVGTQVLVDRGGHKSLEFQPGPVFCNVLLADEINRATPKTQSALLETMQEKSVTVAGKTHRLDLPFFVLATQNPIEQEGTYPLPEAQLDRFFFKLFVELPGHDEFAEILRRTGGTKSPTIDPVATGEEILAMGRTLRETPIDDAVQDHLIRVVRGTHPKSEDAPAEVRKFVRHGASPRGAQAILAASRGRALLAGRFHVSREDVDAVAIPALRHRMILSFEGEAEGVKADDLIEKVIEKVD
- a CDS encoding GxGYxYP domain-containing protein, with the protein product MLETIDVGILTHDEQLTFSALVGHANRRQPRIALLNHRSEEGPETWFYTPTVGIQLAQPISESDKYSLIADFAGEVAGVVLYDAELNPHMRNLAATVAALRKALPVTREVYGKLQERGISLPVLEDLTSLTFAGPFETYQHLYDAYWPSCEKRFIVSARPEGRGGDYHHTRDLAAACGAAALWLDARIPRERELFGKFLADMPVGNAVILGWHATERSGVTTATRYGIGTMPSDHFMNATVFAGGSHEIQIPPTPKTPPLENKLYVALFLSDGDNIQYVQHAMRRKWDRSAAVRGQQPLNWTIAPGLVDVAPGILNYYYSTATPNDCFVCGPSGMGYTMPVNTLLEPGAPLGSTLNDEARMDAYAKFTSRYLQRTGLRVVTVWDDLTAMQRQSFAANCPELLGVTVQNFRDDPAVASSVAENGLRFEKLIIPYAGSYDDLRRSIEAEHAKLDGNSPRFAAYQADIWSPLQPERLVELMNEFKRKNPQIEFVRADHYFELQRESRQRVEVGGK